GGACCAAGTTGAAGGGCTGTAAGAGAAAGGGTCATCAGCACTCCGATAATCAAAAAAGGAGCAAATATTTTTTGTAGAGGAACCCCACAGGCTTGCATGGCTATGAACTCCCCATGTCTGTGCAGTTGCATGAGAAAGTAAAGTGAAGAAAAAAGAGAAGCCGGAGGAACAATCATGATGATAACGGCTGGAAAATAAGCCAGATAATAGTGAAAAATTTGACTGGCGGTAGCCTTGTTTTGAATGAAATCTTCGAGTGAACCAAAAAGATCGGCAATAATAACCAAGGAACAGAATGCGATGATTGTAAAAAGCAGGGGAAATAAAAAGCCCTTGAAAAGATAACGAAATAAAATCTTGTTCATTATTCAGCAGTCGAATATAGCATGTATGATGCTGCGGCCGTTATTTTTTGATAGAAAACATGGATAACATAGCTGTTAACTCAAGTCAAATTATTGGCAAGGAACTGGCTGAGCTCTGTGATTTAACAACCAAACTGCAAAAGACCACGAGCGTGCTTTTAAATATTGCAGAGCGCATACTGCACTGTTTTGAACAAGACAAAAAAATTCTTTGTGCGGGCAATGGCGGCAGTGCAGCTCAAGCAATGCATTTTGTTGAAGAGTTGGTCGGAAAATTCAGGAATGAAAGAAGACCTCTTGGTGCCCTATCGCTCGTTTCAGATGGGCCTACTCTCAGTTGCATCGCTAATGACTTTGGCTATGACGAGGTTTTTTCAAGACAGATAGAAGCTTTAGGGAATGTTGACGATCTGTTGATTTTATTCTCCACCAGTGGGGCTTCCCGCAATCTTGTTCGTGCCGTCCATACGGCAAAAAATCTTGGAATGTTTTCTGTTGCTTTTTTGGGTAAGGGGGGTGGAGAACTGGCTCACCAGGTTGATTTAGCTTGGATTGTTCCGAGTGAGAGTACTTCGAGAATTCAGGAAATGCATTGTTGGGCTACCCATGTACTCCTTGAAATCGTCGAAGAATGGGTAACGTTCCAGCAAAAAATCAAATAAGTTTTACTCTGAAAAGAGGTCTGTTAAAATCCACCGGTTTGCCATTTTCCGCTAATACCTCGGTAATAATCCCATGCAGCTCTGCTTTTATCTCGTTCATGACCTTCATTGCTTCAATAATACAAACTACGGTATCCTCGTGGACTTCCTGTCCAACCTCGACGTAAGGTTGAGCGTTAGGGGAAGGAGCCCTATAAAATATGCCTACCATGGGTGAACGGATTTCTGCTGTTTGAGAAGGGCTTAACAGTGAAGTCTCTTTGTCTTTGATTTCTACAATATGTTGGCTACTTCCTAAATAGTGAGGCGGAGGGTTGGGTAAGGGTGGGGGGTGAGGGGCAAAGTCCTTTCTTAGCCTGATTTTCGAATTTTCTTCTTCAATCTCGATTTCATTAAGATTGTTCCTGACCATCAGTTCGATAAGTTCGGTAATTTTAGCTATGTCCATAGATTTTTCCCATCTCTATCAATATCTTCCATTTTGAAGAAAATATCACTACAATCAATGCATTTCATCGACAAATCATGATTTTAAAAAACAAAAGAAAGAAAACCTGGCAACGGTCAAGCTTGTCAACCCCCTAGCTTCACCTTGGTTTCGGTCCATGTACTTTAAGGATTTGATTAATTTTTGTTAAATTTTTTAACGTTTTCTAGAGTCCTATTGCGCTTAGTACCTGGCTTTGCGTTAAAAGAAAAAATAATATTTTTTTAATTCCGGGTAATATTTCTAGGGAGAAAAGCGGCTTCTATGGCCAGGCTTTCTTCCATGCCATAATTGAGATCCTGGTTAAGTCTTTCTACACGGCGTATCTCTTCTATTAATTTTAAACAACTTTGAGCTGAAGCCCCTTTTTCCATTTCCGCTTGTATTTTATGCCAGCAAGCCAGTTCTACGAGTCGTAAAAACCGTTCCCTTTTTTCGAGTATTTCTAGGGCAACCCCTTCTTGGCTTTCTTTTTCTTGCTGGTCTTCTTCTTTTTTTTCGGATTCAATGGCAATTTTAGCCTTCTGGATAAAATCATTAAGAAAAGCGATTTTTTTTAGCCTTCCTATTTCTTCCTCTTCTTCGATTTCAAGCCATTTTTGAACCTCGGGCCAGATGTCTTGATCTTCAGGAGAAATTTCAAAAGGAAAGCCACTGACTGAAAGACATAAACATCGGGATAAAAGAGTAGGAAATAGAGCCATCGGTCGAGTTGAAGTTAAAATGATGGTCGTATTGAAAGGAGGCTCTTCGAGAGTTTTTAAAAAAGCATTAGCTGCTTCTCCTCCTCCAAAACACATGGATTCGGCTTGCAGGATGAGACAAACCTTCCTAGACTCTCGATAAGGTCTTAAATAGAGATCCCTGCAGACATCCTTGATTTGCTGAACGCTGATCCGTTTTAATTTTGTCTGGGGTTTAAGGAGGTAAAAATCGGGATGTTTTGAGGGATCAGAGCCGAGCAACTCTCTAGAGATTTCCATCCCCAAGTTCAACAATAAAGAAGAACTAACCCCGCTAATAAGATAGGCCGAGGCGATCCTTTGGTTCAAGATCGCTTTTTTAAAAAGCCCAAGACAATTTTCATAACTCAAAGACATTTTTGACTTTCTCCCATATCCGAGCAGAGATTGTTTGAGGACTAGATGTTCCTTCGATAATGTAAAAACGCTGAGGCTCTCTTTTAGCCAGATCAAGATAAGCTTGCCTTATCTGTTTTAGGGAATTTTCAAATTCATCTTGCAGCCGGTCCGTAGTTGTTTTTGAGCCATCCCTCTTTTTGATCCTTAACTGTGAGCACTGATAGGGAATATCTAAGAGGATGGTCAGGGAAGGTTTTATTCCTGATGAAGCTAGGGCATTTAATTGTTCAATAATTTTTAATGGGATACCGCGAACAATCCCCTGGTAGACCAGAGTTGAATCGGTGAACCGATCAGCAAGGATCCATGAGTTTTCAGCCATTCCAGGCTCGATGACTTGCTTGATCAGCTCCACTCTACTGGCTTCGAATAAAAACAGTTCTGCTAGTGGACTTAGGCTAAAGGAAGGGTGTTTGAGAATCTTGCGAAGCCGCTCTCCTAATTTTGTTGTTCCTGGCTCTCGGACGACAACGACTTTCTCTCCACGGTTTTCCAACCGTTTTTTGAGCAGCCGAATCTGTGTGGTCTTTCCACATCCTTCACTGCCTTCGAAGCTGATGAAACGCGTTTTTACTCTTTCCATGCTTTCTGTCCTTCGGGGGTATCCTGGACAATCCAACCCTTGTCTAGAAGTGCTTGTCTTAGCCTGTCGCTTGTCTGCCAATCCTTTTTTTTACGGGCCTCAGCCCTCATCGAAAGAAGGGATTGAATTTCTGGGGGTATTTCTACGTTGAGTTCTCCAACTCCTAAAAGAGAATCTACAAGCTGCCAGCTTTTATAGAGAGGAGGCAACTGCTTGCCCTCATCCATCATCCGATTGGTCAGTCTGATCCAATCGAACAGATGGCCAACGGCCTCGGTTATATTCAGATCGTCAGCTAAGGCTTCTAAAAACCGGCGATTAAACGATATTTGTTCGTCGGTTTCATGACCTAGAAATTGAGAAGGGGGGATATCTCGTTGCCTACTCAGCCATGAGTCTATTCTTTTAAGGGCTTCCCGAGACGATTCCATTCCATGCCAGCTGAAATTGAGGGTTTGTCGGTAATGGGAAGAGGTCAAAAGATGATACCGAAGTACCCTGGCACTGAAACCTTTGTTTAGAACATCTCGTAAAGTATAAATGTTGCCCAGTGATTTTGACATTTTTTCACCTTCAACAAGAACATGGGAAACGTGGAACCAGTGACGGACAAATTTAGTACCGGTCATGGATTCACTCTGGGCTATTTCGTTTTCGTGATGAGGGAAAATCAGGTCTACTCCACCGCAGTGAATATCAATTTGCTTTCCTAAATAACAAATGCTCATGGTTGAACATTCGATATGCCACCCCGGTCTACCTATTTCCCACGGAGAAATCCAGCCGACATCTCCATCTTCGGCTTTTTTCGCTTTCCAGAGTGCAAAGTCACCATAATTTTCTTTGACATATTCATCTGAAAAAACCTGTGTCCCAATCTTTAATTTCTCTTTATCTAAATGTGAAAGCTTTCCGTAGTCGGGGAAAGAGGAGATACGAAAATAAACCGAGCCATCCTGACCTATGTAAGCATGATCTTTTTCCAGGAGTTGGCGAATGAATTCGATCATTTTTTCAATATGTTCGGTAGCCCGCGGTTGAAAATGAGGCTTGAGCATATTGAGAGTCCGCATATCCTTTTCAAATTCATCAATATAACGTTGGGTATAGGCGGCTAAGGAAATGCCCGCTGCTCGCGAAGCAGCGATGGTTTTGTCATCCACATCGGTATAGTTCATTACGTGAGTGACTTTATATCCAAAAAGCTCAAGTGCCCGGCGTAAAAGATCAACGCAAAGAAACGTTCTGAAATTACCGATATGGGCAAGATTATAAACGGTTGGACCACAGGCATACAGGGTAATCTGTGGAGGATGAATTGGATTTATAGGTTCGATACTTCGAGAAAGAGTATTGAAAAGTTTAAATGGGGGAAGTGGGAATGAGAAATCCATCATGGCTTGGTACTTCAGTTTTGAGTTAAAGAGTTGCGTTGTTCAAGGCAAAATCATAAAGTTAGCTTTACAGGATTTTTTTCTTTTTTTTCCCTAACTGTAGTGAAAATTTCTTCGGCTGGGTAGCTTATGATTTCAGAAAGGGTAGGATGATAAAAAGGCATTTTTACAAGGTCTTCAACAGTTCCTTTGAAATACATACATTGGGATAGTTGATGGATCAACTCCGAGGCATGAGGCCCAATGATCGTTCCAAAGAGAATTTCTCCTGAAGAAGGATCAGCACAAATTTTTACGAAACCCTCTTCTTTACCTTCAATAATAGCTTTACCATGGTCCCTGAACATATACTTTGCACAGAGCACCTTGCGATTTGAAGGCAATAGCCCCACCATCGCGACTTCAGGATCGGTAAAAACAACCTCCATAGTTAAACGCCTTGATACAACATGTGTTGGAGACTTCCCTGCAAGGATTTCGAGTGCATTCTTTGCCGCGACTTCTCCTTCTTCTCTTGCAATGTGCACTATGCCAAAGTTGGCTGAGGCATCTCCAGCTATGAAGATATGAGGAATAGAGCTCTGCATTTTATCATTGATAGACAAAGGTTGCATTGAGGTATCAATGCCAATTTTTTCTAGCCCCAGTTTTTCGATGTTAGGTTTTCTTCCAAGAGCATAGAAAATTTCTTCAGAAAAGACTTCAGTCTTTTTCCCTTTGTGAAGAAAAGAAACTTTTTTTCTTCCCTTTTCTTTTGTTACGGCCTTGATTTGGGTATCGCTAAAAACCGTTATGCCTTCGGATAGAAAAGATTCTTTGAGACAATCAGAAACTTCCGGGTCGAACGATTTTAAAAGCCTGGGACTACGTTGAA
The DNA window shown above is from Methylacidiphilum caldifontis and carries:
- a CDS encoding D-sedoheptulose-7-phosphate isomerase, whose product is MDNIAVNSSQIIGKELAELCDLTTKLQKTTSVLLNIAERILHCFEQDKKILCAGNGGSAAQAMHFVEELVGKFRNERRPLGALSLVSDGPTLSCIANDFGYDEVFSRQIEALGNVDDLLILFSTSGASRNLVRAVHTAKNLGMFSVAFLGKGGGELAHQVDLAWIVPSESTSRIQEMHCWATHVLLEIVEEWVTFQQKIK
- the accB gene encoding acetyl-CoA carboxylase biotin carboxyl carrier protein is translated as MDIAKITELIELMVRNNLNEIEIEEENSKIRLRKDFAPHPPPLPNPPPHYLGSSQHIVEIKDKETSLLSPSQTAEIRSPMVGIFYRAPSPNAQPYVEVGQEVHEDTVVCIIEAMKVMNEIKAELHGIITEVLAENGKPVDFNRPLFRVKLI
- a CDS encoding DNA replication protein, whose product is MSLSYENCLGLFKKAILNQRIASAYLISGVSSSLLLNLGMEISRELLGSDPSKHPDFYLLKPQTKLKRISVQQIKDVCRDLYLRPYRESRKVCLILQAESMCFGGGEAANAFLKTLEEPPFNTTIILTSTRPMALFPTLLSRCLCLSVSGFPFEISPEDQDIWPEVQKWLEIEEEEEIGRLKKIAFLNDFIQKAKIAIESEKKEEDQQEKESQEGVALEILEKRERFLRLVELACWHKIQAEMEKGASAQSCLKLIEEIRRVERLNQDLNYGMEESLAIEAAFLPRNITRN
- the tmk gene encoding dTMP kinase, producing MERVKTRFISFEGSEGCGKTTQIRLLKKRLENRGEKVVVVREPGTTKLGERLRKILKHPSFSLSPLAELFLFEASRVELIKQVIEPGMAENSWILADRFTDSTLVYQGIVRGIPLKIIEQLNALASSGIKPSLTILLDIPYQCSQLRIKKRDGSKTTTDRLQDEFENSLKQIRQAYLDLAKREPQRFYIIEGTSSPQTISARIWEKVKNVFEL
- the cysS gene encoding cysteine--tRNA ligase gives rise to the protein MMDFSFPLPPFKLFNTLSRSIEPINPIHPPQITLYACGPTVYNLAHIGNFRTFLCVDLLRRALELFGYKVTHVMNYTDVDDKTIAASRAAGISLAAYTQRYIDEFEKDMRTLNMLKPHFQPRATEHIEKMIEFIRQLLEKDHAYIGQDGSVYFRISSFPDYGKLSHLDKEKLKIGTQVFSDEYVKENYGDFALWKAKKAEDGDVGWISPWEIGRPGWHIECSTMSICYLGKQIDIHCGGVDLIFPHHENEIAQSESMTGTKFVRHWFHVSHVLVEGEKMSKSLGNIYTLRDVLNKGFSARVLRYHLLTSSHYRQTLNFSWHGMESSREALKRIDSWLSRQRDIPPSQFLGHETDEQISFNRRFLEALADDLNITEAVGHLFDWIRLTNRMMDEGKQLPPLYKSWQLVDSLLGVGELNVEIPPEIQSLLSMRAEARKKKDWQTSDRLRQALLDKGWIVQDTPEGQKAWKE
- a CDS encoding dihydrolipoyl dehydrogenase family protein; the protein is MKKHYELTIIGAGSAGFAAASLASKEPISIALIDKAEKLSGLCILKGCMPSKTFIESSNRYWEIRRANRFGLKVGSVSADMPSIQLRKKTLIEEFARYRKEEILSLPVDFYRGSASFINPNELLIKEADSKERVISSKTFIIATGSLIDILPIDGLEQTGFLTSDSALELNQLPGSLTVLGGGPVGCEFAQFFSRLGCKTTIVQRSPRLLKSFDPEVSDCLKESFLSEGITVFSDTQIKAVTKEKGRKKVSFLHKGKKTEVFSEEIFYALGRKPNIEKLGLEKIGIDTSMQPLSINDKMQSSIPHIFIAGDASANFGIVHIAREEGEVAAKNALEILAGKSPTHVVSRRLTMEVVFTDPEVAMVGLLPSNRKVLCAKYMFRDHGKAIIEGKEEGFVKICADPSSGEILFGTIIGPHASELIHQLSQCMYFKGTVEDLVKMPFYHPTLSEIISYPAEEIFTTVREKKEKNPVKLTL